The stretch of DNA actagggtgacctaatatatcgAACCCGTAGTCGCAGAAAcactgcgcggcatcatcaaaagcagggccaacaAATATAACAccggaagggccgaggagcttagcctcgcaAAACCAAAGAGatcgcaagcgggacgcaataaaagcataaaataaaacatctcccgccgcatagacaccaagtccaccaagatgaaaagggaatgtagcaaggcgccactgccaatccccaaaacccggccctgacgcggtgacaatacgttccaagctagaacgcagagcggcatcaaaaggaagatggacaaacccaaaaacactaggggagcaagtacgaagggagaagtagagcttagaaataccagtacaagctcgaagaagaagcaactcacattgcgggtccttaATCCTCACAACCAAGTCCATTaactcaatggtcttagttactctcgtcgccacaatctcactgctaaaaccaggacaagtactgacaggtcctcccaatactgtaacaccgcgcaatggccgagaaatagaagtggggaaaaccccaggaagccggcTCCGTGGGTCCTCAACAGatcaaaagacctccgtcttggagacatttaggtgtaaaccaaaacgagggccatccaacctaatcaagtccaaaaccttccccacctccaaagtatcacccacaatggtgccatcatctaagtaccatgcctgcaaagtgaggtcaaaagtgtcccggatcttgcaaaccaagggatgcaaaaccaacgcgaaaagcaaaggccccaacggatcaccctgctgaacaccctgacaagaccacaagcagtgctccccataaaaaaggcgggccgggctggaataaaattaataacatatttattattattatattaattaattattatattacatttattattattattattattaattatcattattaataatatttatattatacttatcatatttgttttttagttattattattaatatatcatattatttaatatattataatattatttgtattactatattattattatatttattattatattactattttatttttaatattacttattaaattattattattattatattatattatattatattgatattttattaataataataataatgaataatattattataacgtttattattattattggtattattgttatattattattattattattattttattattattattatttttcagttcagttcagttcagcaatttcagtccaaaagaacagggcatATATGTAGCTAGTGTAGATCCTgtgctacagcacggtattttttagttttgttttataaagagacattctcattaaattaattgcataaactaattgtacctttaatgttataatgtactaatataatcctagtaagaggtagaaaatgaaagtttattacaatcaaaagacactttaagttaagttatttttgtcttaaaccatttttactttactatAAAAATTAACACTATAATGATATATCATTGCAttaaactaatttatgacattaaattacaattaagtgatgtaaaaatgtaaaatttaattaaaatgCATATAAACCTTATAACAAAAACAGATATAAAGAGTATACCACGCActtaaaaagacgatttacgaataattagactaatattttttttaattaaaaaactacATAAAAATTGTTACGTCCTTTAAAATATACACCAGATTGATGAAGGATAATATAAGAAACAGATTTACGTAATTTTAGTGTGTAAGTGATGACAATAATTATGCTAAAGACCGCATAAGAAGAAgtttgcgtaattttagagtgtaactgatgaaaAATAATGTCTATGAAAATGGAAATGATTGCTTAATAAATTATGGACTTTAGTGAAAAAGTCATAActatgaattttaattaaaagattagagtttaattataataatatattaattgaaaagataataatgtaatgaaaaaaaaaatatttgttaccttatttagttagatgctttttggagggaaaactaagataatttttattctcttagtagtatggGATGGGATGTTTTTGAGCTATGTTGTAATTTTTTGAGTTTAATGTTTAAATAAATGAACTCGGAAACTTTAtcgtaaaactcataatttttaaaacaaaactcaaaaactttaatatAATGCTCATAAACTATAAAATTGgtggtagtacatcagatgtatgGTCTACTTACTGATCATAGACCGATGACACGGGGATCTAAAAAGAGTTAACCCCAAGACAAGGACCCGAACTTACGGTTTTTTTTCCGTTAAGGATCTATACTATATTTTTTTACAGTTAAGGCACTCATTACTACTTGCCTTTAAGTCAATGCCTATTGCCGTTAAGTATTAGTCATTAAGCCCACAAGGGTGGAGtatagtggttaaaacttgggtgaaattcccaggagacccaggttcaagcctcctcaagagcaaaatcttgtggagCATTCTTGGCCTGAGTTCATGCCTAATAGATTTCGAACTTGTCATCCTCACGTAGTttacctggtatacgtggtttgcaggctatcatGTACACCCGCGGGTTTACCCATTGCGCACCGAAAGTAGTGGCTGCGAGTTCTctcgttaccaaaaaaaaaagtatagTCATTAATAAGCCCACTTCCATGTTATGTTCATGGTTCACCATTAAATATACAAATTCCAAATATCCTTAGCAGCCGGACAATCCCTCAATATGCAAAGAGTTTTCCAGAGGATGGTGACAAAGGTCGTAGCAAGAAGTGTGGGAAATGGATCTGGATTTTAGAGTAGCTTTATGGGGGAGACGATCCCACAATACAAGCCAAAGGAAGAATTTGATTTTTGGCGGAGCTGGAACTTACCATAATCAGTAGAGAACAACGATAAGAGGTGGAAAAGAAGGACTGTCAGGAAGTAAAGACACGTAGGTaagggagagagagagattttGTTGTTGAAAAAAAGATTTGAAGTGGCAAAATCATTCCTTGAGAAGGATGGAAGGGTTGTGGGTGGGTGTAGGAAAAACGAAGTCCAAAAAGTCAAAGTCATGATCCCAGATTCCCTGGTGCCATTCTTAATAATGGAATCGACAGTGGCATCAATAGTGTTACGATGACAAGGACCCTCGATAAGACTACAAAGAGGGCCTAAGAGCGTCCAACTGTGGTGCCATAGACCCAATGTTCCATCCCCAATGACTGAGAGAGCCATCAAGGGTTGGCCACCCAAGCCCAATGTTCCTCCAAATATATGAGCCTCGGAGAAAGGGTAAAGGTCTGGTGGGTTAGTAATGTATTTACTCTTTAAAGCCAAACATTTATTATTGCACACTGAATATATTCCATAAATAACTTAATAATAGTTGATAAAAAAGATTCGAACTCGACCTAACCGAAACTCTGCAAATCCAAAATTGACTCGACCCAAACCGACCTTGGTAACCCGTTTCCCGAGAAGGAATAAACAAGATATTTAAGTCACCGGAAAAGGAAAGGACCGGTGAACTTTGGACAACAATAGGTAATGGCAATAATTGGCTAGAAATTCAAGGTGTTAATTCAAATTGTTGATGATGATCAGTACATCACATAAAATGTGTCATTACCTGTAAATGTCGATGATGATCAGTACCTGACAAATTCATTAATTCAAATTGTACAATGATCATCAATCATCATCAACAATTTCGCGTCATTTGAAATAAATGTCATCTACCTGtagatgttgatgatgacaagttcaaTAATTCAAATAGTATAATGATCACCATCAAGAAGTTCATCatttcgcaaaaaaaaaaaaaaaaaaaaaaaaaaaatgtcctCCAGAAGATGCCGAATAGGAAGCAGCATAGCATCTTACATAGTTGTTTTGCTGACAACCACTGCCAAAGACAAATAGCTAAACATGTGAAACCAGATAAACTGATAGCACAATTTAACACTTCAACACCATATTACGCAGAAGAATCGTATCTTCACAATACAGTAGTATCTAAGACTTGATAGAATCATTAGCTTGAATTTAACTATAGCTTCTTGTTCGAAATTTTAAAAAGGTTCAACCCTTGCAAGCAGGCATAGCAAATAGGTAAAAGGCAAAAGGCGACAGGGGACTACACAAGGGAGCAAGCACAACTCTGAATGCAGCACAGAACTCTTGTTTAACTGTTGGGTTTAGAATTATTACAGAAGAAAATAAAGAGTCAAAGTCTTTGTAAATTACAATAGGACGGACTCACAGACTTAAATATCGACTCTACACAAGGACTTAAATATCGATTCAATGAACTCTTCCATTTTCTCAGAGTAATTACATTATTGATTGTACTGTAAGCCACTGCACCAGCAATGCAGAACATGCTGAATGCTACTGAAAATTCCACATTCACAATTTCACATTGATAATACAAATACCGAAATTAGAGTATAAGGAGTCAAGTTCTGATTACACAAATATGGAAATCAGAGTACGACAACGAGAAAATTTCACATTCAAATTCTTGTAATCCCAACTTCTTGCCAAGCTCTAACAAGCACGGCTAACAGCCAAGAGTCCCccggaaaaaaagaaaaaaagatacaACTCCTTGACAATTATTACTAGAAAAAAAGATACCACTCCTTCCGAAGGACACAACAAATTTTCTTATTATTAATGCATACTATTCTTTCCAACAAGCAGCTCTTATTTCTGAGTTAGACAACTCACATTATAGTACCCTGCCTTGCATGCAAGTGAATTCCAAATTACTTGGAATAATGTTTATGCAAAAGATAGGACATCGTGAGACAGTTTCctataatagtataacttcatACTCCTAAGACGATTTTGCGTAAATATAATTATAAACATGGAAAAAAGTAGTTATAAAATTGTATCCGTTTTACATTATACAGTATAAAACCACCTTATTACTTAAGTAGCCAAACTTATACGTAACAAACATGTAGGGAGTATTTATGAAAAGTTGAATGATCAAAGCTGAAGAAATGTTGATCAAGAGATCGGCTAACGATAGGAGAACATCATACATGGGGCCTCAATTTAAGCTGCCTGCTTCCTAAGGCAATATAAGCTTGTCTTTACTTAGGATCGGAATTTATGAGAAGTAAGACACGCCACATGACATGTCGGCCTGTCAGTTTCATAGAACAAACAGCAACCAAAATGGAGTGGTTACATAAATAAAGCTAAATCCTTTTCATGCAATgttttattaaaattaatcagATTTCAAAATAAAACTGGAAAATTGCTTACAGAGATCCGAACCTGCGCAGCTGCATTGTGCACAGAGTGACGGACTAGTGTGGTATCGAACATTAAAAACAATAGAAAAACAGAAGAATTGAGGTGCTTGTCAACAGTTGATCAAGTCATTAACACAACTGCTTTACTACATAAACACTCTTTCCAGAGTAATTACGGCAGTGATGATGTCAATTCTTCCGAAGAAAGAGCAAACACGATCTTTTAAGTGTCTCTGgacaaagttaaaaaaaaaaaaaaagatacccAGAATTATTCGTGTCACCTTAAAGTACCATCTTCCACAATTATTCGTGTCATTCGGAATAAATGCCTTGACGGTCATCAGGAAGATGCCAAGCAGGAAGCAGTATCACACCTTAACGCATGGAAAAAAGATCAAACATGTGCATAGACAGTTTAGGATCGTGATTTGATTACACGACAAACTATATATAGGGTAAAATGCGAGTATTAAACAAGCCATACCGCTGGCCATGTCCATAGAGAAAATGCCACAAGGTCTGGTGTGTCTTCCATTTTTCCAGCTCCTTGAATTCCGATCATAGATGGACCCTATATCGTAAAATACTTTCGAGTTGACACCATTTCACTGATTTTTTATATTTTAAACATTATCTAGAGGTTCGGCAATGAGAAGAGAATAAATCATGTAAAATAACGGTTAAGTGTTTACCCTAGTAAATGGTGCAAATACCCTTGGTTAACTACGAGACGTAGACCAGAGAATAAATCCTCATTTAAAATGCCTATATAAATGAAAGAGTGATCAACTTCAAAAGCATCTCACACCAACTAACTGCTGACAATTCTACAAAATGAAACCAATCCAAAATAAAAGTCCAAGTTTTATTTCAACCCTATGTAACAAGGCAGCCTTTCTTCTCATCTTTGTTTTTCTAATGCAAAGTATTACTATAACTTTATCATTCCGTAGTGTTGGCTACCCAGGCAACGAAACTGACCACACGGCATTGCTGGCCATCAAGAGGCAAATATTGGATCCTTCCAACCGGGTTTTAAGCTCGTGGAATGACTCAATTCACCACTGTTATTGGGACGGGGTTACTTGTGGGGATAAACATAAAAGAGTGACTGTACTAGATTTGAGTTCTAGAGGTTTGGCAGGAACCATATCTCCTTTCATAGGAAACTTGAGCTTCCTTAAGATCATTAACCTTTACAATAATAGCCTATATGGAGAAATTCCCAATCAATTAGGTCATCTAATCAAGCTTCAAGAACTACGGCTATATAACAACACACTTGTAGGTGAAATTCCATCCAACATATCTCGTTGTGTTAACCTGAGACTGATTACCTTAGGCTACAACAAGCTAGAGGGAAAACTCCCACAAGGATTAAGAGCATTGTCAAATTTTGAAGACCTTTATGTGTACAATAACTATCTTACGGGTTCCCTTTTTGACAACATACAAAACCTTACTTCTTTAGTAAAGATAGATGCAAGTGACAACTCATTTACAGGAACTATCCCAAACGGCATTGGTAGGATGCAAAATCTAATCAACCTTATAGTTGGAGACAATGAACTCACGGGCACACTTCCAACGTCCCTTTTCAATCTTTCCTCCCTTCAAATTCTTGATTTTATGAACAATGAACTACACGGAGAACTTCCCCCATATATTGGTTTCACTTTTCCTAGTTTGAAATTTTTAAGCCTCACGGGAAACAACTTCTCAGGATTGATTCCAATCACAATACTAAACATCACCACATTTGAAGTTATTATACTTGGTGACAATAGTTTTAGCGGAAGGGTTCCTTGTGATTTTGGGAATTTTCACAGCCTAAGTATTTTATCTTTTTCGGAGAACTACCTGGAGGGTGATATCAACTTTATAACCACACTAGTTAACTGCAGCCAATTAAGTATCCTAGATTTGGGAACAAATCACTTTTCTGGAATAATACCCAAAACCGTTGCCAATCTCTCCACCTCTTTGACATGGCTCAATATCCAACATAATCCGATAACTGGCATGATTCCTCAAGGTATTACCAATCTCATCAATCTTCGGATATTAGGTCTGGATAGATGCAACTTAACGGGATCTCTTCATGAGGATTTCGGGAAGCTTCACAAATTGGAACAACTTCAGTTATCGGGCAACAAATTAGAAGGTAGAATTCCGAGTTCTTTGGGCAATTTATCACTTTTGAGTAAGCTTATTTTAGATGACAACATATTGGAAGGGAGTATACCTCCACATCTAGGGAATTGCCAAAGCCTGTTGTTCATGAAATTGTCATACAATGAACTTAATGGAACCTTGTGGAATGAGCTATTTGAAGGATCTGCTTCATTTGTTGGAGTAGATTTGTCTCATAATCATTTGGAAGGCTCCCTACCTTTGGAAATGAGTAAACAAAGTAACCTACAAA from Silene latifolia isolate original U9 population chromosome 10, ASM4854445v1, whole genome shotgun sequence encodes:
- the LOC141605021 gene encoding uncharacterized protein LOC141605021, which translates into the protein MKPIQNKSPSFISTLCNKAAFLLIFVFLMQSITITLSFRSVGYPGNETDHTALLAIKRQILDPSNRVLSSWNDSIHHCYWDGVTCGDKHKRVTVLDLSSRGLAGTISPFIGNLSFLKIINLYNNSLYGEIPNQLGHLIKLQELRLYNNTLVGEIPSNISRCVNLRLITLGYNKLEGKLPQGLRALSNFEDLYVYNNYLTGSLFDNIQNLTSLVKIDASDNSFTGTIPNGIGRMQNLINLIVGDNELTGTLPTSLFNLSSLQILDFMNNELHGELPPYIGFTFPSLKFLSLTGNNFSGLIPITILNITTFEVIILGDNSFSGRVPCDFGNFHSLSILSFSENYLEGDINFITTLVNCSQLSILDLGTNHFSGIIPKTVANLSTSLTWLNIQHNPITGMIPQGITNLINLRILGLDRCNLTGSLHEDFGKLHKLEQLQLSGNKLEGRIPSSLGNLSLLSKLILDDNILEGSIPPHLGNCQSLLFMKLSYNELNGTLWNELFEGSASFVGVDLSHNHLEGSLPLEMSKQSNLQTLVLSTNKFSGVIPDSLGDCPDLQNVYMDGNFFHGNIPESLASLASLREIDFSRNNLSGLIPSFFSKLHQLYYLNLSYNDFEGRVPTNSVFANASAFFVVGNNRLCGGIEQLHLPRCIENRSMKRIKVIIPIISALVGVVAMAAGAVGLYLICIKKKKTPLLSGSMVGNVTMKVSYDMLLKATSGFSLENLVGTGSFGSVFNGILDGKIVAVKVLNLQHRFASKSFMAECNTLRNIRHRNLISIITACSSIDFQRNDFRALVYEFMPNGSLDRWLHGVDRNMSLAQRVDVAIDVAHAISYLHHECETPIVHCDLKPSNILLDNDMVAHVGDFGLARFLTQPRHQNQSSTIGIKGTIGYAAPEYGLGSEPSTEGDVYSYGILLLELMTAKSPTDNMFKEGYSLRLHAEAALPDQVLQIVDPSLEEDNLTEEAEDPREIQDEFQRRVECITTVISVGVWCSNHLPQQRIKIVEARSRLESARDKLVGARNRRNLPARALMFTGA